From Macaca fascicularis isolate 582-1 chromosome 14, T2T-MFA8v1.1, a single genomic window includes:
- the C14H11orf86 gene encoding uncharacterized protein C11orf86 homolog isoform X2 — MGTGLRSQSLRGPRPSYGKLQEPWGRAQEGQLRRALSLRQGREKSRSQGLDRGTEGPDATAQEQVPGSLGDTQQLIQAQRGSSRRWLRRYQQVRRRWERFVAIFPSVTPNQLASP; from the exons ATGGGAACAGGGCTGCGAAGCCAGTCCTTGCGAGGGCCCCGACCCTCCTATGGAAAGCTGCAGGAACCCTGGGGGAGGGCCCAGGAGGGCCAACTCCGCAGGGCGCTAAGCCTCAGACAGGGGCGAGAGAAGTCCAGGTCCCAGGGCCTCGACAGAGGCACAGAAGGGCCAGATGCCACTGCCCAGGAGCAGGTGCCAGGGAGCCTGGGGGACACACAGCAGCTGATCCAAGCCCAGCGAGGAAGCAGCCGGCGGTGGCTGAGGCGGTACCAACAG GTAAGAAGAAGGTGGGAGAGATTTGTCGCCATCTTCCCCAGCGTGACTCCGAATCAGCTGGCCTCCCCGTAG
- the C14H11orf86 gene encoding uncharacterized protein C11orf86 homolog isoform X1, giving the protein MGTGLRSQSLRGPRPSYGKLQEPWGRAQEGQLRRALSLRQGREKSRSQGLDRGTEGPDATAQEQVPGSLGDTQQLIQAQRGSSRRWLRRYQQQVRRRWERFVAIFPSVTPNQLASP; this is encoded by the exons ATGGGAACAGGGCTGCGAAGCCAGTCCTTGCGAGGGCCCCGACCCTCCTATGGAAAGCTGCAGGAACCCTGGGGGAGGGCCCAGGAGGGCCAACTCCGCAGGGCGCTAAGCCTCAGACAGGGGCGAGAGAAGTCCAGGTCCCAGGGCCTCGACAGAGGCACAGAAGGGCCAGATGCCACTGCCCAGGAGCAGGTGCCAGGGAGCCTGGGGGACACACAGCAGCTGATCCAAGCCCAGCGAGGAAGCAGCCGGCGGTGGCTGAGGCGGTACCAACAG CAGGTAAGAAGAAGGTGGGAGAGATTTGTCGCCATCTTCCCCAGCGTGACTCCGAATCAGCTGGCCTCCCCGTAG